The genomic segment AAAAACCTCAGTCATGTGGTACAAAAGTCACAGACAAAATCCCTATCACTTGGCTTCTTCTGTGTTCCCTGACAGTTTTTTAGAGGATCAACACAAAGACTAAAATTGATGGAGAGGAAAGGTGCTGAAAGAAAGCAAGCCATTGATTTCATATAACAACATCACAGGTGTGAAAATCTCATAAAAGGGAataggattttattttatttactatatAGCTGTATCAGGCAATACATCACCCCAGGCAGAAACATCATTTACAGCCTATCACCATTAAATTATTCACATCCAACACTCCTGTTCACTAGTGGTTAATTGATGTGTGAGTGGTTTCTAGATGTGCTGATGAGAAGCAAAAATGTCCATGAGTGTAGTTATTAGCCACACTAATTCAGCCTGCAGATCAACTGATGCTGACACGGTAGTGTTTAAACTGATGAAAGATAAACCATGTGTGATAAAGTAGAGCTGAACctgaaatgaccaaaaatggCCCTAAAATAAAACTACTGATTTACTTAAAAAGACAGACTTGATGTTCTTCCCCACTATTGGTAAGGATCTAATAATAGTGATGTCATCTATCCATCTGACGGCTTTGTTTTGTGGTGTGTAATGAGCATCACAGCCTCATGAGGCCGCTAGTCTGACATATAAAGTTTTAGTCTTCTTTTCTCCTGCTAGTGCATCTGAAATCAtcacaaaattaataataaagtcTTAGTACCATTAATGGATTTTAtgcacacaaagcaaaaaatataCCAAATAGTTTACAGTATTAAGATGCCAAATGTTTTCATAGAAAATAAATAGTTTGCCAAGTCAAACTGTGATGGAAAATGCCTGTGTTTTTAAGAGTACTTGTATATAGCACATGCAAAAAAGTGCCCCATTTTGATCTTTCCTGCATATAatgacaaaattaaataaaacatatcgACTGATGCAAGACTAATATTTAGTTAATTATTCTCAAGACAAATTTCACAGACAGATTAAGCCAAGACGTGTAATTTGGGGCTAGGTTTAGTCCAAGTCCAAAAACTGTCCTCTTATTTTTCATAGTTTCAAAATGTTAATCACTGCGTAGAACAAACTCAACGTTTCAGTCATTCTAGTGTTGTGAATAATACTGCTGAATTATTGTAAATAGTGGCTTTAAGTGAATTTGATTGTACTCTAATCTACAATCTACATTTACTTGgttcaaactgaatatttttgctATTCATATCCATGCTACACTGGCCATAGTGCATTAACAAAAAGTGGCTGATAGCGGGACTATGTCAGTTCTACATCTACATTTACGTGAGGCCTCATTAAGGTGCATCCACTCAGAATTTGCTGAGGGGTGGCAGTGCCCCCGCCTTCACCAGCACAGCTGAGAGCAGGTCCGCAGGCCCAGAGGTATGGGACACAGCGGTGGCAGAGGGATCTCCGTGCTTGTTTTCAGAGTTCATAGGTGCGGGAATCTTCCCTCTATTCAGTGTGGGCTTGACAGCACCActgccccctcctccacccaaACTAGTCTTGCTGTTCTCTGCTGTGGGGATGACCGTGCCCAGGTGGGGGTTCCCCACCACAGGAGTCCCAGTGGTCTCCATGCTGgtctgacagcagcacagcagccgGAAAAAGGCGCCCCTCATCTCCCTGCTGGTCAGAGTGTATATCAGAGGATTCAGGGCAGAGTTGAGTACAGCCAGGGCAATGAACCAGTCCACCTGGTAGAGCACAGGGCACTTATCAGGGCTACAACCcacagtccagcagcagcaggaggaagaggggggcCCAGCACATGACAAACAATCCAAGAACAATAACCACTGTCCGCAGGAGGGCCAGCGAGCGCTCTGAAGGCCGGCTGCTTACCCTGCGGCCGCTAGAGGTCACCAGGCGGTAGATCCTGATGTAGAGGATGATGATGGCCACCAACAGGGCGCTGAAGACGCTGATGCAGAAGGCCACGTAACTCTTAGCATAGAGCGGCAGCACTGTGGAGCAGGAGGCCAGATTGTCCAGGCAGTTCCAGCCCAGGCTGGGCAGGGCGCTGAGCAGCACTGACACGAGCCAGCAGGCTGCCAGCAGTCCTAGGAGTCTCCCACGACCTGCAGTCTCACATGGACGCAGACGCACCATAGTCATGTGCCTCTCAATCCCAATGGCCAGAAGGCTGAATGTGGAGGCACTGAGGGCAACAAACATGCTCCCTTCTCTGGCCAGCCACTGCACTGGCGTGAGGAAGAAGGTGTTAGGACCTGAGGTAAAGATGTTTACTACATAGGCCACGCCAGCCAGCAGGTCTGACAGCGCCAGGTTTCCAATGAGAAAGTACATGCGGCTGTGGAAGCGCTTGTTTCTGTAGAGAGCGAGCAGGACTGTGACATTCTCCAGGACAATCAGCACGCAGATGAGGAGCAGCACGGCCATCTTACAGGCCCCTTCGCTGCGAGGTCGATCCCACTTCCCCGAGTAGTTGTAGTGTTTGACGATGACAGGGTTCATCCCATCCTCCCAAGTGTTCCCCGTACTGCCTGCCATTCCTGGCCTTCCTCAGTCGCACAGCAGAGGGAGCCACAGCACTggacacagcagagggaggTCAGGCTGCTCAGCCAGGGGAGTCATGTTATAGCCTGCCAATCAAATGCAATTATgccataaaaatgtaaaatttaaattcaaCACTCAAATATCATAAAAGTTACATTCAACAgcatttttgttgatttatgtAAGAAAACATTTCTCTGGTATCTCTAAAGAATGAAAGCAATTGTTATCaataaacatcaaaaatggATGATTgaaaatttttttaaaagttatatATTAAACCTTCGTGATTTatgttaattaatttaaatggtAAAGTGCATCACAGAGATTAAAGATCTCTTGTACAGAACTGTCTTTGCTGAAGATAGCAACCGCACTTATATAAAACCATATAAAACAGACATACAACAGATACAACAGATAAACAATAGATAAAGTAGAGGGAAATATACAGGAACCTGTAAATTAGGACATTACAAGttcctttttgtctcttttgtcaCCTGCATAAGTTGAAGAAAGAGCTAAAGCACTTAAGTGCTGTTCAAAAAACCTATATATACACGTCCATACATGTCATCATTTCTGATCTGAATACATTTCTAGTGAAAGTACTGCCCAGGCAAAGGTCTGTGATCAAAAAGCTTCAGAAATAATCCTGAAATTCTCCCTTAGGGTTCATGTAATTCTGAGGTTGGATAACAGGTTTTACATCAATAATAAGgttacttcaaaataaaacacattgtgtTGGCAGCATTTTCAATTCGACTTTAGTTGAAACGAGATGCCTGGGCAACTTTCCGGTTTTGGGAAAGTTTCACGAAGTAATATGTGGTATTCATTTAGAAACAGAGGTTACAAGACatgcaataaaaatacagtgtCAGCCAAAGTACCTTTTGGAGTCATTGTCGTCATCTAAACATTCCGGCGGAGTGGCAGTGAATTTTTAaggttatttttttctcctctcctgcgTAAAGATTCACAGGTTCAAAATACGCGTTTGCCAAAAAAGAGGAATCTATTCGACGAGTAGTCAAAAGTCCATAACTTGTTCTCGCCCGTGTAAAAGTTTTCTATCTCTGAAGTATCTTCCTCAAACAGCCACTGaacttttccttctctgtacTCTGCGCCTGTCCAGCTCCCAAATATCCcggctctctctcacacacacccccctCCCGATGCGATGTATGGGGCGGGATCTTTTCCTTACCCCTCCATGTGGGATTTACCATTAATTATGAGtcaggacagaggacagagccACGGGGTTTCATtgtgaaatacagaaaaatattgtCTATATCACATGTGCgtgattttgtgtttattatacCGCTGTGTTGCATTTGCAAACAAACCAGCCGTGCCGAGTTTAATTTATTCTGGTTGATTTTCACCAAATGTAGGTCAAAAGACAAGAGCTTTGTTTTCGTTCTCTATGCAGCAGATGACTGTGTCAGAAGAACCCTTAATTTGTCTGCTCCACTGTATCATAAAACTACTACACTTAACTTGTCCGAACACAGTTTTTTGCCCGAAGGACCTTCTCAGCTCTGTGGGCAGATGTGTTTTTCTCAAGTGGCATTGCACACCtaatgttttgttcttgttgGCACTAGTTCCCTTTGTCAGTCTCATATGTTCATTATCATTACGTAGTATATTACTGTTGCCAGTTTTCAGgattgaaaataatgaaaaattatAAACCAACCCTGTCTTTTCAGTCCATTTTGTTAGAGCTCAGAAAGCAAAATTCACATTCAGTCTTAACCAAAATTGACCACAGTGTAATAAAAGGACACAATCTGACATGTGTGTTTCATTTGCTTTTCTGAGGAATTCATCTCCTCCATGGAGAGGCCAAGAAGCTGCAGCCTCTTACATATCTGAGACTTGATGAgtcattgttttttgtgttcAAATGAAAGTTGACTCGGTCCCTTTGCTCCTTCACAGTGTGAGATAGGTCAGACCTTTCCCTTTGGAGCCAAGTGGAATGATGGGAAGGGAAGAGTCACACTTTGCTTCTCCTTTTCTGGTCTTATTCTGCATAGATATTTTATAGTTCAGAAGACCAGCACCTGCCAGGTGATCTAGCAAGTTACAATAAGTCCCCTACCAACTACTCCATggcaagaagaagaaaggcTGCAGTTATGCAGGGCAGTGCCTGTGTCATCGTATGTAACTGCATGACTGTAGAAAAGCAGGCTGTTGGTGAAAACAGCAGGTGCTCTCTCTCAAACGTTACAGCAAATATAAAACTTGTCACTGATTTCCATACTGTGTCCCGGTGCGCAGCAATCAGGCATTTCTCACTGGTGATGTGTGACTTCAGGAGCCAACTGCCTGACGGCAGCAGCACAAGGGAGGGAAACCACAGCTGGATGTGGATAGTATGGGATATGCTGAGTCTGACCGACCCCCCCATGCGCCAACTGCCCCTCTCTGAGCTGGCTGCgcactgtgtttaaaaaacaaaatgctctTTCCCATCAAATTCCCCAAAAGCCATTATTCCAACCGCTGGATGGTGCACTGGGTGGAAATAAGGAGCAGGAGCTGTTGCTTTACATCAATCATTGACTATTTACCCTATCCATTATGTGACAGTTTTCCCACATGACAGTCACAGCCTTTAGGTACCATGGTTTAACATTCAGCCTGGGAGAGTGAAAAAGCaagtcagagggagagagagagagagagagaggaactggGAGagagttttacatttttttatgtagAGACAGCTGACCAGGAGGCAGAGCGAAAGGATGGTTGAGGGAAAGTTTCATATGGGAAAAATGCTgagggagcaggagagaaatGAGGCTTGAATTAAGGAAGTCAGTTGTAAGGGCATGGTGGGGTTTCCTTTAATTTGCTATTGGTATTTTGCAGTGCAGTGGTAGAATgtaattaagtacatttactcaagtgctaTACAATTACAAAAGTACAACTTTGAGTTACTTGTACTTTACATATAagattatactgtacatactgatTATACTGTTTCCTACATTAAGTAGATTTTGATGACAATACtcctttacttttacttaagtaagaGTTTGAATACAGTACTTCTACTCGTAATGCAGTAATTTGACATTATGATGTTTGTACTCTACTTAGATAAAGGATGAAGGATCcaaatacttcttccactactGTATACAAGTGTTTCAAGTCAACTTTCAGTCTCAGCTTTTAAGCAAACATGTACTAGAAGCCCTTAAAATGCCCAGAAACATCAAAAGTTCAATATCTACAGTTCCATGCAGCTGGAACACTTCATTCCCTCAGGAAGGTTGTAAAGCTTCAGATTAGTACCTAAAGTGATTATTGCCAAAGGACATAAAAGACAAACGTTCCCATGCACATAGTAAAGTTTTTGCGAGGAATACAAGACTTCTTTCTCTACATGCACAGATGTTAGTATTGATTCTGCTTCGTGTTGCACAATAAGGAGACAATGCTAAGGCGACCATCCATATCTGATTTGTCTGGAAAGTGTCTCCAAAATAGCAGAGAATCATCTGTATGGGGGAGGGggcactttgttttcttttcttcttttcacttGGCTGCTCTATTCTCTGTTTTTCAAACTGTCCatctcatctgttttttgtttttgtgttctttgCTTTTGCTGGATCAAATAGGCTAAAATAGCACAGGACAGGCCAGAAATTGAGACTGTGATGGATGGCAGTCCTGGCTAACAGGGGCCGACAGCGTTACAAATGTTGATAAAAAGAGGGGAAGataaaaagagacaagagagagcTGGAGACTAGGGAGCAGCAGAAcagctttctctccctctctctctctcgcaggCCCTGTGGTATCACTGATTGTGAGAGGTTACGGGCAGTCTGGCCCCCTTGAACATGTCAGCCCAGGCATTGCAGATTAATGAATGACCCCCTGAGCTGTTGACTTTACCCTGAGCAGCAAGAGATGTACAGACTCTCTGACAATCCATTTATAACCGTATGAAAACACCCCAGCGGCCTTGGCTCCATGTTGTTGCAAGCTGGATACACACTTCCTGGATGTTTGGTGCTGTGGTGGAAAGAGGAAATGTAGCCAGAGGTCACCAGATCAGGAAAAAATGGCATTGTTGCCAAGTTTGTGTAATGGCGATGCCGTCTGCATTGTGGTGTGTatggcctctgtgtgtgtgtgtgtgtgcatgcgcagCAGTATTGTGAGTCAGGGCACTCTGACGCAGACTTGAGTGGTGAGTTAGATGTTTGGGAATGCAAAGGGTAGTGGGAACGAAGAAGAGGCGGCGGTGGTGGAAAAGGAAGGCCTCTTGGGCCTTCACCCCACTTCCCTCCACTCATGCAGTTTACCCGAACCCACTAATGAAAAAGTTTCTAAAAGAATTTTACAAGAATGTCTGCACCGCACTACAAGCTCCAACCACATAGTATTTCAGTATGAAGTAGACATGGATATACAGTTGATATACAGTGTTGTATGTACATGTAATAAAAGTTCACACTGCTTGTAAAGTTATGAACAAGAACAGTGTTTTAACAGTACAAttcaatattatttattaagGAGAGATAAGGGCCTAGTTTATGATCCCAATAACCACAGCTGATATACACCATCATCATTTAAGTCTTGATGCTGATGGTGGGAACCATGCCATAGGAGAGAATGACTCTTGATAATTTAGGGGCTTTGGAACAAGAGTACAGCTCATTTCTCTTGACTGTAATACaactcacatttttttaaagaaacaaccAACTTTATAATAGTTTGAAAATTATAATCTGGATCTCGATTTGTCCACAGCTCAGCTATCTGCCCAATTTCATTGCAATATATCAACACATTAATGAGACATCATGCTAActctgcagacaaacaaaaatgaaaatattctaaAGTTGCTAAATTCATATTAACTACATTTGTCACTTTAATGTATTTCCAACAATTATAAATAGTTCCATTATTCTTGTTATTCTGACATAGTTGTTATTTTTGCACACAGCTTATTTACAGTGGACCACCATGACAATTACTCATAATGATGACATTATAGGGACATTAGAAATATGGGATTGGACTCAGCTCTAGAGTctactttgttttcctttaggTGTTTTGCTCAGAAGTATTTCTTCTGGCGTGCCCCAAGGTTCGTGCCTGGGCCCCATTTTTTGTACAAGGTGCCATTTAGTTCTATCATCTGCACATGTGGAGCATGTTTCCACACAGATGACATACACCTCTATATCTCTGCCTCTGAGCCCTGTAGACAGTCTTGCAGATTGAATTTTGgattgtggtctggtttaatacagaaaaagttcagaGTAAAAAATGCTGCCTCTTAACGGAATCCAGCCAGGGATTATGTTGACACCACAATGTGACTGGGGAAACAGTTATGAATGTTATTTCCAGGAGACAGGGTTGACAGTACCATAGGAACCTACAGTAAATGCCTctttaatgtctcttttttttcttgcatctGTCTTTTATGGGCTCTTACATTTTTTGTGAGGCACATTGTTTTccacattatactgtatatactattAGCACATAGCAAATCTCAGCATGATATTAGAACACAAGAAATAACAAATcgcaaaaataacaaattgcaacatctgtctgtctgtagtgcCAGGACCATCACATATTTTCTTGCACAGAACATGGGTTACGTCTCTGTAGGAAGTCATGAGCAGAGCTCTGAGGGCTGATAGGGTATCTACAGCAGTGGTGCTATTGGTGGGTTATCAGTAGAGGTCTGAGGTCTCTAAGGGCACAAGGTGACTGCTTGTCTGAGGACCAGCATTGCTGCTT from the Lates calcarifer isolate ASB-BC8 linkage group LG17, TLL_Latcal_v3, whole genome shotgun sequence genome contains:
- the s1pr3a gene encoding LOW QUALITY PROTEIN: sphingosine 1-phosphate receptor 3a (The sequence of the model RefSeq protein was modified relative to this genomic sequence to represent the inferred CDS: deleted 1 base in 1 codon); amino-acid sequence: MAGSTGNTWEDGMNPVIVKHYNYSGKWDRPRSEGACKMAVLLLICVLIVLENVTVLLALYRNKRFHSRMYFLIGNLALSDLLAGVAYVVNIFTSGPNTFFLTPVQWLAREGSMFVALSASTFSLLAIGIERHMTMVRLRPCETAGRGRLLGLLAACWLVSVLLSALPSLGWNCLDNLASCSTVLPLYAKSYVAFCISVFSALLVAIIILYIRIYRLVTSSGRRVSSRPSERSLALLRTVVIVLGLFVMCWAPLFLLLLLDVGCSPDKCPVLYQVDWFIALAVLNSALNPLIYTLTSREMRGAFFRLLCCCQTSMETTGTPVVGNPHLGTVIPTAENSKTSLGGGGGSGAVKPTLNRGKIPAPMNSENKHGDPSATAVSHTSGPADLLSAVLVKAGALPPLSKF